Proteins encoded together in one Streptomyces umbrinus window:
- a CDS encoding nuclease-related domain-containing protein, with protein sequence MSGLRVIPTWRHGQERLYVCLTDGRNVAWYDREAARVNLLSEERREDVLDVLGPFLTGEVTVGPPPVPTPAELARLSLHPDDDLAPNRPGEALQIALDREPAAPRRMRPDPRRRALAAEQAVGEALDRLDGAGWHTLHSVPLPGGDRIHHLVIGPGGLFAVRALYARKQRVLVADPMVTVGRREPHPLLRAVRADAARASYALTAEVRPVLAVFAPSALDITAPLREARVLTDTDLPTLTRLGGTLKPADVEALHAVARDRHTWTRV encoded by the coding sequence ATGAGCGGACTGCGCGTCATACCGACCTGGCGCCACGGCCAGGAGCGGCTTTACGTCTGTCTCACCGACGGCAGGAACGTCGCCTGGTACGACAGGGAGGCGGCCAGGGTCAACCTGCTCAGCGAGGAGCGGCGCGAGGACGTGCTCGACGTGCTCGGGCCGTTCCTGACCGGCGAGGTGACGGTGGGTCCGCCACCCGTGCCCACGCCCGCGGAGCTCGCGCGGCTGTCCCTCCACCCGGACGACGACCTCGCGCCGAACCGGCCCGGCGAGGCACTCCAGATCGCCCTCGACCGCGAACCGGCCGCCCCACGCCGCATGCGCCCCGATCCACGCCGGCGCGCGCTCGCGGCGGAGCAGGCGGTGGGGGAGGCCCTGGACCGGCTGGACGGGGCGGGCTGGCACACCCTGCACTCGGTCCCGCTCCCGGGCGGCGACCGCATCCACCATCTCGTCATCGGCCCCGGCGGACTCTTCGCCGTACGCGCCCTCTACGCCCGCAAACAGCGGGTCCTGGTGGCCGACCCGATGGTCACGGTCGGCCGCCGCGAGCCGCACCCACTGCTCCGCGCCGTACGCGCCGACGCCGCCCGCGCCTCGTACGCCCTGACCGCGGAGGTCCGCCCGGTCCTGGCCGTCTTCGCCCCCTCCGCCCTCGACATCACCGCCCCCCTGCGGGAGGCCCGCGTGCTCACCGACACGGACCTCCCGACGCTGACCCGCCTCGGCGGAACCCTGAAACCGGCGGACGTCGAGGCACTGCACGCGGTGGCCCGCGACCGGCACACGTGGACGCGGGTGTGA
- the ligD gene encoding non-homologous end-joining DNA ligase, whose product MTPITEVEGRRLALSNLEKVLHPATGFTKGELLHYYATTAEVLLPHLRDRPLSFLRYPDGPDGQVFFAKNVPPGTPEWVTTAEVPRSEGPARMVLVQDLASLVWAANLVTEFHTPQWLIDAPGEADRLVFDLDPGAPATVVECCEVALWLRERLAADGIEAYAKTSGSKGLHLLAALRPTPSGRTTEYAKELAMEAEKALPRLVVHRMTRSLRPGKVFVDWSQNAARKTTATPYTLRARAEPTVSAPVTWAEVEECRSARPLTFLAPDIAQRLRNHGDLLAPLLDPRHAGPLP is encoded by the coding sequence ATGACGCCGATCACGGAGGTGGAGGGGCGAAGGCTCGCGCTGAGCAATCTGGAGAAGGTCCTCCATCCGGCGACCGGCTTCACCAAGGGCGAGCTGCTGCACTACTACGCGACGACCGCCGAGGTCCTGCTGCCCCACCTCCGCGACCGGCCGCTGTCCTTCCTGCGCTACCCGGACGGGCCTGACGGCCAGGTCTTCTTCGCCAAGAACGTGCCGCCGGGTACGCCCGAGTGGGTCACCACGGCCGAGGTGCCGAGGTCGGAGGGACCGGCCCGCATGGTGCTGGTCCAGGACCTCGCGAGCCTCGTGTGGGCGGCGAACCTCGTGACCGAGTTCCACACGCCCCAGTGGCTGATCGACGCCCCGGGCGAGGCCGACCGGCTCGTCTTCGACCTCGACCCGGGGGCGCCCGCGACCGTCGTCGAGTGCTGTGAGGTCGCGCTCTGGCTGCGGGAGCGGCTCGCGGCGGACGGGATCGAGGCGTACGCCAAGACGTCGGGGTCGAAGGGGCTGCATCTGCTGGCGGCGCTGCGACCGACGCCCTCCGGCCGGACGACGGAGTACGCCAAGGAGCTCGCGATGGAGGCGGAGAAGGCGCTGCCGCGGCTCGTCGTGCACCGGATGACGCGCAGCCTGCGGCCGGGCAAGGTCTTCGTCGACTGGAGCCAGAACGCGGCCCGGAAGACGACCGCCACCCCCTACACCCTGCGGGCCCGGGCAGAGCCGACGGTGTCGGCGCCGGTGACGTGGGCCGAGGTCGAGGAGTGCCGGTCCGCCCGCCCGCTCACCTTCCTGGCCCCGGACATCGCGCAGCGGCTGCGGAACCACGGCGACCTGCTGGCCCCGCTGCTCGATCCGCGGCACGCGGGCCCGCTGCCCTGA
- a CDS encoding vanadium-dependent haloperoxidase — translation MQAPPPSRTVRRSLVIGLTALALGALPWAPSAATASPDRASAQVPGAKVITEWSETAAAVVSVDAARPTAEPFLWYGFVSAAVYNAVVGIEGRYTPYKWHVRGPRAASSEAAAAAAARRVLLTYFPASKARIDTAYTASLARIPDGKAEDLGVRFGERAAARIVELRENDGRDNPVTYDKEPAPGVWRPTPPGFRPFVNPWLGKLRPMLFDSPDRFMPGPPPALTSKRYARDFAEVKSMGARNSPGRTARQTETARFFSDPLPQQLQAAYRDHTARHGMDIVEAARLFAAANTASADATITTWNSKFTHALWRPITAIRLADTDGNPATEADPSWEPLLNTPPYPEYIGGHCANDGAVMAVLDRLTGGDIDLRVSSAVTGTTRTYTRSADYNRDVINARIWSGIHFRTADVLGNRIGRHIGNWALDHHFAPLP, via the coding sequence ATGCAAGCACCACCGCCCTCCCGTACCGTCCGCCGCTCACTCGTCATCGGGCTGACGGCTCTCGCCCTCGGCGCCCTGCCCTGGGCACCCTCGGCCGCCACGGCCTCCCCGGACCGGGCCTCGGCACAGGTCCCGGGCGCCAAGGTGATCACCGAGTGGAGCGAGACCGCCGCCGCCGTGGTCAGCGTGGACGCCGCGCGCCCGACGGCCGAACCGTTCCTCTGGTACGGCTTCGTCTCGGCCGCCGTCTACAACGCGGTCGTCGGCATCGAGGGCCGCTACACCCCGTACAAGTGGCACGTACGCGGTCCTCGCGCCGCCTCGTCCGAGGCGGCCGCGGCGGCTGCCGCCCGCCGGGTCCTCCTGACGTACTTCCCCGCCTCGAAGGCCCGGATCGACACCGCCTACACCGCGTCGCTCGCGAGGATCCCCGACGGAAAGGCCGAGGACCTGGGCGTCCGCTTCGGGGAGCGCGCCGCCGCGCGGATCGTCGAGCTGCGTGAGAACGACGGGCGCGACAACCCGGTGACGTACGACAAGGAGCCCGCCCCCGGCGTCTGGCGCCCGACCCCGCCCGGCTTCAGGCCCTTCGTGAACCCGTGGCTCGGGAAGCTGCGGCCGATGCTCTTCGACTCGCCGGACCGGTTCATGCCAGGGCCGCCGCCCGCGCTGACGTCGAAGAGGTACGCCCGGGACTTCGCCGAGGTGAAGTCGATGGGCGCGAGGAACAGCCCTGGGCGGACGGCCCGGCAGACGGAGACCGCGCGCTTCTTCTCCGACCCCCTGCCGCAGCAGCTCCAGGCCGCCTACCGCGACCACACGGCACGGCACGGAATGGACATCGTCGAGGCGGCCCGGTTGTTCGCCGCCGCCAACACGGCAAGTGCCGACGCGACGATCACCACGTGGAACTCCAAGTTCACCCACGCCCTGTGGCGTCCGATCACCGCGATCCGGCTGGCCGACACCGACGGCAACCCCGCCACCGAGGCCGACCCGTCCTGGGAGCCGCTGCTCAACACACCCCCGTACCCGGAGTACATCGGCGGCCACTGCGCCAACGACGGGGCTGTCATGGCCGTACTGGACCGGCTGACCGGCGGTGACATCGACCTCCGCGTCTCGTCGGCGGTGACGGGCACCACCCGTACGTACACGCGGTCGGCCGACTACAACCGTGATGTGATCAACGCCCGGATCTGGAGCGGGATCCACTTCCGCACCGCCGACGTCCTCGGCAACCGGATCGGCCGGCACATCGGCAACTGGGCACTCGACCACCACTTCGCGCCGCTGCCCTGA
- a CDS encoding protein-tyrosine phosphatase family protein yields the protein MRDRGKQSNAPAPDSPWSEIVPGLWMGGHEYTGRSGQPEFAVVRDEFDLVLTLLRLPGHGPDPGVEHHVWPIPDGPLDGTQLAGVMRLARTADEARDAGRRVLVRCYHGYNRSGLVVAHALVRAGSTAEDAIRLIRSRRSPWALHNELFVEYLHTGLDTVRFLEELAE from the coding sequence TTGCGGGATCGCGGGAAGCAATCCAATGCGCCGGCCCCGGACAGCCCGTGGAGCGAGATCGTGCCCGGCCTGTGGATGGGCGGGCACGAGTACACGGGCCGGTCGGGACAACCGGAGTTCGCCGTCGTACGAGACGAGTTCGACCTGGTACTGACCCTGCTGCGACTACCCGGCCACGGCCCCGACCCGGGCGTGGAACACCATGTGTGGCCGATCCCCGACGGACCGCTGGACGGCACCCAGCTGGCCGGTGTGATGCGGCTCGCGCGGACCGCGGACGAGGCGCGGGACGCCGGCCGGCGTGTCCTGGTCCGCTGCTACCACGGCTACAACCGCTCGGGCCTGGTCGTCGCCCACGCCCTGGTCCGCGCGGGCAGCACCGCCGAGGACGCGATCCGTCTGATCCGCTCACGCCGTTCCCCGTGGGCGCTGCACAACGAGTTGTTCGTGGAGTACCTGCACACCGGGCTCGACACGGTCCGGTTCCTCGAAGAGCTCGCCGAGTAG
- a CDS encoding ATP-binding protein — MRRLRHWTATLTWKAAAFIAVMCCGLAALLGTLVHVSVTNQTVGEARDRALDRLAEATEAYEAGDRLPHGAGVGLAGLPVELRTLAAAGDRGTMVGSDDPHPTMWAAGPASGGRALAVRVDYSQGVRTIDGLDRAILGSSALAIGVTLLVGAFAVTRVTRRLHGTAQVARRISAGDLDARVNDPRAEDPTRPQDEVAAVAGALDTMASSLQGKLQSEQRFTADVAHELRTPLTGLHAAAELLPPGRPTELVRDRVAALRTLTEDLLEISRLDTRSERLDVDAVRLAEVAERVVRASGTDTEVLVVRDAVVETDRRRLERVLGNLVANAHKHGRAPVSLTVDGHLVTVRDHGDGFPAYLVEHGPQRFRTEGGSKGHGLGLTIALGQAGVLGARLLFANAADGGAVASLSLR, encoded by the coding sequence ATGCGGCGCCTGCGCCACTGGACGGCCACCCTCACCTGGAAGGCCGCCGCCTTCATCGCCGTGATGTGCTGCGGGCTGGCCGCGCTCCTCGGCACCCTCGTGCACGTCTCGGTGACCAACCAGACCGTCGGCGAGGCCCGCGACCGCGCGCTCGACCGGCTCGCCGAGGCGACGGAGGCGTACGAGGCGGGCGACCGGCTGCCGCACGGCGCGGGCGTCGGCCTGGCGGGCCTGCCCGTCGAACTGCGCACGCTCGCCGCGGCCGGGGACCGCGGCACGATGGTCGGCAGCGACGACCCGCACCCCACGATGTGGGCGGCCGGCCCCGCGAGCGGCGGGCGCGCGCTCGCCGTGCGGGTCGACTACTCGCAAGGGGTCCGCACGATCGACGGCCTCGACCGGGCGATCCTCGGCTCCTCGGCGCTGGCGATCGGCGTGACGCTGCTCGTGGGCGCGTTCGCGGTGACGCGCGTGACGCGGCGGCTGCACGGTACGGCCCAGGTGGCGCGGCGGATCAGCGCGGGCGACCTGGACGCGCGGGTGAACGATCCGCGGGCCGAGGACCCGACACGCCCCCAGGACGAGGTGGCCGCGGTCGCGGGCGCGCTGGACACGATGGCGTCCTCGCTGCAGGGCAAGCTGCAGAGCGAGCAGCGCTTCACGGCGGACGTCGCCCACGAGCTGCGGACCCCGCTGACCGGGCTGCACGCGGCGGCGGAGCTGCTGCCGCCGGGCCGCCCGACCGAGCTGGTCCGCGACCGGGTCGCCGCGCTGCGCACGCTCACCGAGGACCTGTTGGAGATCTCCCGGCTCGACACACGCAGCGAGCGGCTGGACGTGGACGCGGTGCGGCTCGCGGAAGTGGCCGAGCGGGTGGTCCGGGCGTCCGGCACGGACACGGAGGTCCTGGTCGTACGGGACGCGGTCGTGGAGACCGACCGGCGGCGCCTGGAGCGGGTGTTGGGCAATCTCGTCGCCAACGCGCACAAGCACGGGCGGGCGCCGGTGTCGCTGACGGTCGACGGACATCTCGTCACCGTGCGGGACCACGGTGACGGCTTTCCGGCGTACCTCGTCGAGCACGGGCCGCAGCGGTTCCGGACGGAGGGGGGCTCCAAGGGGCACGGGCTGGGGCTGACCATCGCGCTGGGGCAGGCGGGGGTGTTGGGGGCGCGGCTCCTGTTCGCGAACGCGGCGGATGGTGGGGCTGTCGCGTCGCTTTCGCTCCGCTGA